One part of the Lycium ferocissimum isolate CSIRO_LF1 chromosome 8, AGI_CSIRO_Lferr_CH_V1, whole genome shotgun sequence genome encodes these proteins:
- the LOC132066087 gene encoding uncharacterized protein LOC132066087, protein MQGEINGLKTLIMKYSPSAYCTYCFAHQLQLTLVAIAKKHHDRREMLRDDQAEKLKKLLVLGEVHTGSGLNQELGLQRAGDTRWSSHFKTKASFDTVIDLQLAKLNNRFDEVNADLLLGMATLSPDNSFANYDKERIMKLATHYRVFMLEDLSFELDNYIDYV, encoded by the exons ATGCAGGGAGAAATCAATGGTCTTAaaactttgattatgaaatattCTCCGTCGGCATATTGCACATATTGCTTTGCTCATCAATTGCAATTGACTCTTGTAGCTATTGCAAAGAAGCATCATGAT CGTAGGGAGATGCTTAGAGACGATCAAgcagaaaaattaaagaaactaCTAGTGCTCGGTGAAGTTCATACAGGAAGTGGATTGAATCAAGAACTTGGACTCCAAAGGGCAGGGGATACACGTTGGAGTTCTCATTTTAAGACAAAGGC AAGTTTTGATACTGTTATTGATTTGCAACTTGCAAAGCTTAACAATCGTTTTGATGAAGTTAATGCTGATCTACTTCTTGGTATGGCTACTTTGAGTCCAGATAATTCTTTTGCAAATTATGATAAAGAGAGGATTATGAAACTTGCTACACATTATCGTGTTTTCATGCTTGAGGATCTTAGTTTTGAGCTTGACAACTATATTGATTATGTGTGA
- the LOC132066088 gene encoding extensin-like: MTKFSIFSIFVALFLFKFATSFEIVLSLSPTPSPKHKIPASQHISHLTPKNALENPLSPHSIPKVEIVYPLSKSKVSPKPSPNKSLPSHLAPKSSTITTDQSHSSWGQMAPKSSIKRNISPKPIEKYTSNSILAPHSHVFSSKPIHSTTKVTKTSPSKSRLAPRPTPKKYLPTHLAPKISISKQILSPKPSSKPTRNHGSKFFQVRPKVGSHFTTKQAKKQHIVSPQPTPITYKQKVNPKLAAKSTRKFSLNTHLAPKSTVTKPNSLLSPTSKIITKSHLAPMEAPNLTHKLTPKHGTH, encoded by the coding sequence atgacaaaattttcaattttttccatCTTTGTAGCTTTGTTTCTCTTCAAATTTGCAACTTCATTTGAAATTGTACTCTCCTTATCTCCTACACCAAgcccaaaacataaaatccCAGCATCACAACATATTTCTCATTTAACTCCTAAGAATGCCTTAGAAAATCCACTTTCCCCACATTCAATCCCTAAGGTAGAAATAGTATATCCGCTTTCTAAATCTAAAGTTTCTCCTAAGCCTTCACCAAATAAATCTCTTCCTTCACATTTGGCTCCTAAAAGCTCAACAATAACTACGGATCAGTCCCATTCAAGTTGGGGTCAGATGGCTCCTAAAAGCTCAATTAAACGAAATATTTCTCCAAAACCAATTGAAAAGTACACATCTAACTCAATCTTGGCTCCTCATTCTCATGTATTTTCTTCAAAGCCAATTCATTCAACCACTAAGGTTACAAAAACATCTCCTTCTAAATCTAGACTTGCTCCTAGGCCtacaccaaaaaaatatttgccaACACATTTGGCTCCTAAAATTTCAATAAGTAAACAAATTCTTTCTCCAAAACCATCATCAAAGCCAACTAGAAACCATGGGTCGAAGTTTTTCCAAGTAAGACCTAAAGTTGGATCTCATTTTACCACTAAACAAGCAAAGAAGCAACATATTGTTTCTCCACAGCCAACTCCAATCACTTATAAACAAAAGGTGAATCCCAAACTTGCAGCCAAATCAACAAGAAAGTTTTCTCTTAATACACATTTGGCTCCCAAATCTACTGTTACAAAACCAAATAGCCTTCTCAGTCCAACAAGCAAGATTATCACTAAGTCACATTTGGCTCCGATGGAAGCACCAAACTTGACTCATAAACTTACACCTAAACATGGGACTCACTAG